In Nicotiana tabacum cultivar K326 chromosome 11, ASM71507v2, whole genome shotgun sequence, a single window of DNA contains:
- the LOC142165762 gene encoding uncharacterized protein LOC142165762, whose translation MEDLKEKSEAITYSNADLDHVENVQEKPVMIRWKSGKEVDPRLIMLLDFFRDLYLKRGEFFKKIFPLDHEDFIPVFEKIGAVFSMKDQEKKSQIIGLERSPSESSLHRSRGIDESQLKLERFKVKTPEVQSGGGGGGGGGGGASGGQGSTKASGSK comes from the coding sequence ATGGAAGATCTCAAGGAAAAATCAGAAGCTATCACGTATTCAAATGCTGACCTTGACCATGTTGAAAATGTACAAGAAAAGCCAGTGATGATAAGATGGAAATCAGGAAAAGAAGTGGATCCAAGATTGATTATGCTGCTAGATTTCTTCAGAGACCTCTACTTAAAAAGGGGagaatttttcaagaaaatatttccATTGGATCACGAGGATTTCATTCCAGTATTTGAGAAAATAGGAGCTGTATTTTCAATGAAAGATCAAGAAAAGAAATCTCAGATTATTGGTTTGGAAAGGAGCCCAAGTGAAAGCTCCTTGCATAGGAGTAGAGGAATTGATGAATCTCAATTGAAACTTGAGAGGTTTAAGGTGAAAACCCCAGAGGTTCAATCGGGTGGTGGGGGTGGTGGCGGTGGAGGTGGCGGGGCTAGTGGTGGTCAAGGTAGCACAAAGGCATCCGGTTCCAAATAA